Proteins found in one Dermacentor silvarum isolate Dsil-2018 chromosome 8, BIME_Dsil_1.4, whole genome shotgun sequence genomic segment:
- the LOC119462685 gene encoding uncharacterized protein LOC119462685: MKVQEKAVKWGGRSLSMFARATVCNLFAVAKVCYVLQALCMTRVHVQRLHRVLAVYVWGSNWERTSRTNLFRSVKTGGLGLAHLFLKQIVSRFAFLRDQKDPFLVRVMQLRLGTALPEFIVSSSVNSGPMSGYLKEVIWAFRFLKVRFSMEYLSHVPKKRLYKDLIDVVLPVPLYRSMFSVGSERNVLKRVKRMPVRPSAKSFFFQLHSNTLPVKPWLQERGIFIPWSVDCLLCHKEETIEHVFIDCWDAVFHWDVMQRTIKKDLPITPYGIRFLPTENEGGVPYDMFMLLGLHSLWRSRMAVRHADINVRSTREYFIESVCYIKEVFDAQNEKPEWIGVLNELANLRRF; encoded by the coding sequence ATGAAGGTGCAAGAAAAAGCAGTTAAATGGGGTGGTCGTAGTCTTTCGATGTTTGCCCGCGCGACGGTCTGCAACCTGTTTGCCGTTGCCAAAGTGTGCTATGTATTGCAAGCATTGTGTATGACTAGAGTTCACGTGCAACGTTTGCATCGGGTGCTGGCAGTGTACGTATGGGGATCCAATTGGGAGCGAACGAGTCGAACAAACTTATTTCGATCTGTCAAAACAGGGGGGCTTGGACTGGCGCATCTGTTCTTGAAGCAGATAGTGAGTCGTTTTGCCTTTTTAAGAGACCAAAAAGACCCTTTCCTGGTTAGAGTGATGCAACTGAGACTAGGTACGGCCCTTCCTGAATTCATTGTATCTAGCAGTGTTAACAGTGGCCCTATGAGTGGATATTTGAAAGAAGTGATATGGGCATTCCGGTTTCTGAAGGTGCGCTTCTCAATGGAGTACCTCAGCCACGTTCCCAAAAAACGTCtctataaagatctaattgacgTGGTATTGCCAGTGCCGCTGTATAGATCGATGTTCAGTGTGGGTAGTGAAAGAAACGTCCTAAAAAGGGTAAAACGTATGCCTGTCAGGCCATCGGCAAAGTCCTTCTTTTTTCAGCTGCATTCCAATACACTACCTGTAAAACCGTGGCTTCAGGAAAGAGGTATTTTTATCCCCTGGTCTGTGGATTGTTTACTATGCCACAAggaagagacaattgaacacgtatTCATAGACTGCTGGGACGCCGTTTTCCACTGGGACGTCATGCAGCGAACTATAAAGAAAGACTTGCCCATAACACCCTATGGCATCCGTTTTCTCCCGACGGAAAATGAAGGAGGAGTGCCATACGACATGTTTATGCTATTAGGGTTGCACAGCCTGTGGCGCAGCCGAATGGCTGTTAGACACGCTGACATAAATGTTCGAAGTACTCGTgaatattttattgaaagtgtCTGTTACATAAAAGAAGTGTTCGATGCGCAAAACGAAAAGCCAGAATGGATTGGTGTGTTAAACGAGCTTGCGAACCTTAGGCGGTTTTGA